One Xiphophorus maculatus strain JP 163 A chromosome 23, X_maculatus-5.0-male, whole genome shotgun sequence genomic window, AGGGATATAAAAAGCATTGATCCCTGTTGAACAAGGAATCTGCTTCattgggtcagaggtcaagttCATACTACTGCAGAGGAGAGGAGATTAGACTAGAGTCCAGCTGAGAAAATCTGAGTATTTGCTAAAGGAGTCTGTCTCCTCCTTGTGTCTTGTCAGATTTAATTTCCTTAACTGCTGTGGTTAGAGAACCATTCACAAGgtcaaagaaagagaaaaggacaCATTTAGAGTCATAATTAAACTCAAAATGATGCAAGATTATtacaacaggaagaaaagacCTTAACTGCAGTAACATGAATATAAAATCTGGGCCATTGAAATTTATCCAAGTTTTAATAACAGGAACTTCTTAATTATTCATCTCAAAATGACTTAATGAATCAAAGTATCAACACCAAATCACTGAGTAGATTTAAAACCTGTAAAACAACTCCCCATATTTACACCAACTGCACAAGGGCAAATACTACCAACAGGACGACGAGTACACACCCTGGTTAGAGAGTAAGCGGTACATTGCGTCCTCTCCTGCATATGCCACTACCAGGTCAAAGCCTGCAACTCTTTATGCTGGACAGATCATGTGTCAGGAGGAATCCAGTGTATGAGCTGCAGACCCAAACCTTAAAGAGGCTTATTTAGCTGTAGCATCTCGCTAAGAGCTAAAGATACCATATATCTTGGCTGCGACAGGAAATAACTTGTATTTGTAAATTGTCAATCAGCTCAAGGACACAAAGTCCTCCGTCACAACAGTCCGAGGCAGACAGAGCACGGCAAGAGATCAAAGTATATTTAGCAAGTTGTAGTAATCCAACCCCTCCTGCATGTAATCCTAGTAGTTCCTCTGCAGCAAGTTCAAACGTCCGACTCCCAGACTACCTGCCTATCACTTTTCTGCAAGTGTGACTTGAAATATTGTCAGCAGCTCAACTTTCTTAGCTGATTTTGGCTCACCCCCAACTACAACCTGCAGTTCTAAGCTTACAGCTCTCTCAAGGGGCTGCCAACCTGGAAACCATTCATGCATGACATTAGAGTTAGAAACCAGGTAGGAGGTTCACGCAGTAGGTTGCCTTTATTTCTCATATTCTGGCAAAGTTCTTGAAGTCAGGGAATGAAATTCTCGTGAggggcaaaacaaaaaaaggaaaagaatgggccaaaaaaaaccaacaaaaaaaacaagtgcatAACAGATTCCCCCAGTACAACTagtaaaaaaatactagttGGTCCCCTATAAACATATATAGCTCAGGTATTTAAGTCCTTCCAAATGTACAAGATATGTTACAGATAAATTTAACAACATGAACAGTGGAGAGACACAATCAACTTAGATAACTTTCTTAAGCTCGTCGTACAAGACGAGCACGAAGGCTCCGCCCATGCCTCTGAGCACATTGGACCAGGCTCCTTTGAAGAAGGCCTTGCTGCCTTCATCACGTGCGATCTTCCTCCAGCAGTCCAGGGTGCCGGTGTACATAATATCAGCTGAGGAGAAAATAGAAGAAGGTCTCAATCATGACcacaaacagaaattttaaGCTATAGAGAATCAAGCATCAAGTTAGTTATTACCTCCTTTGCGTCCAGACTGCATCATCATACGACGACGGACGGTATCGAAGGGGTAGGACACGAGACCGGCAACGGCGGTTACAGACTGAGCGATCATCCAGCTCACAACAATGTGTGTGTTCTTGGGATCTGGGAGCATGCCTGAAAGAGATGCATCAGTTCAAAAGGTTAATCTAGTTCCCTAAAGTTCAGGAGCTCATTGGGGGGAGAAAGTTTGTAGACTCACCCTTTGCTGTGTCGTAGACGCCAAAGTAGGCTGCTCTGTAGATGATAATGCCCTGCACTGAGACGTTGAAACCCTGGTACAGACCTTTGAGGCCATCAGACTTGAAGATCTTCATCAAGCAGTCACCCAGGCCCTTGAACTCACGTTCCTGCCCTGCTTTGCCCACGTCGGCGGCAAGACGCGTCCTGGCAAAGTCGAGTGGGTAGACAAAACAGAGCGACGTAGCCCCTGCTGCGCCGCCTGACGCCAGGTTACCTGCAAAGTATCTCCAGAACTGCGTGCGCTTGTCTACGCCGTCCAGGAAAATCTTCTTGTACTTGTCCTTGAAAGCAAAGTTGAGGGCTTGCGTGGGAAAGTATCTGATGACATTGGCCAAGTTGCCTCTCCAGAAGGAAAGGAAGCCCTGCTCTTTGGGGATGCGGACAACGCAGTCCACGATGCCTTTGTACTGCTTGTCGGCTGTGATCTGTTTGCTGGCATGTTGCACCTGtaaggaaaacaggaaatgacattattattttacactaaTCTGTTTTTGCATGCTGGATCAACTCTTTACGCATTCATTCAAGAACTCATAACCCCGCCCCctcattttcttcctcctcctcctgctgcatcCAGGCCCCTATGCAGCAGTGAAAACCCGTGGTGCAATCCTTCCTATGACCTTGTTTGCAAGTTTTTAAGCCAAACTATCACACTtcatagaagaagaaatgttttttcaaacGCCGCAGCAGGTGACCATATGAGCTTGTTAAGGGACACTGTGTTTCCTCCCGTGGAGTGCTGCAGCTTTCAGGCCTGACTATTACATAACTGGTCTGGTTTGCCTCGAATATGCTCATTGTTAAACTCAGAAAGAGCTGCTGAGATTTACTATTAATAGTCTACTTTCTGCTGCTGACGCTGCAGCATccatgctttaaaaacaaatctttaccAGCACTTATCACTGCGTCAGGTCAGGATCTAAGAGTCAGCTGTTTTAAGGATGCCGCATCAAAGGCTGAGGCGTCTCTGCATAGAGAGGAATAACGCCTACCTGGAGGAGAAGTTTCACTCTCTCAATGGGGGCTACGGCTGTTTTGGATATGGCAGCGGCGATACCACCGGCGAGGAAGTCCTTAGCGAAGGAGATAGCCGTATCAGTCATCTTCGGGTGTTTCCGGACGCCGTCCCGCTGCTCGCTCCGTCTGGTTTGCAGGTGGAGTTGAAATGGCAGAATCGAACCGGGACTTGAAGGGGTTTTAAGGAGGCTGAACGCATAGAAAAGCACGAACTTCGACTCTCGCTTGCTATTGGTCGGTTGTGAGTGCGGTGGGCGGGGCCAGAGGGCTTTCTGTCAGTTTGATTCGCTGGTTTCCATGGTCACGCAGGGAATGAAAGGACATATTTTCGTCCCAAAAGAGAAGAGGGAGTTTATCAGTTATCCAAAAAAAGTTGTGGATAGTtccttttactttcattttgttgttatttgttttctttactcttATTAAAGTTAAAGGTCGCGTCGTCTGCCAGTCTGAAGCAGCCAGGGCCTGAAAACTATGGTGGGTAAAGGTCACCCCATCTGTTGATGTCCTTTGGCTGTCACCGTGTTTCCCACACTGAGGACACAAGTCAATCAGCTGACTGAGTCCACGTAAAACCTGTCACAGCTCTTAAGGCAGGTCATTTTATCAAATAATTTAACGTTTCCAatgcatattttcttctttcctcaggtaaagagtagcactacttcaacatgttaactcaagtaaaagtaaaaagtagccatccatgAAATTATTCAGTTATAAAAAAAGTATTGGGTGAAAAAGCTACTCAAGTActcaacacaaaataatttaatatttaagaaatgcatcatcagatggaccaaaatatgtggaaattttggtatgttaaataccaaaatgaaaataatcaatatAAACTGCATAAATgctaaataacaaaattaggcagaagagacatttttccaaatcaatttctttcaaaatgaagtttatgaaactttaacaaaaacatcagGTGTGTTTCATAATCATGTTGGTCTTGattgtgaatgaatgaatcttTTGTTACAACTCTAAATGAAACTTAAacgttaaaaaaatatatacatgtattAAGCATTCCAGTCACTTTAAAGGAAACTTAGAGCCCTTCttggaaaaataatattaaatgtgattttaatgagGTTAAATGCTACTGAAATCCAAACAACTAACTAGCAGGCTTGCAGAATGAATATATGTTATGACGGCTTGCCATATACAGGATGTAGTACACTATGTTGCCCATAAATACTACAAGGTGGAggacaaactgcaaacagaacaTACTGGACTCTACCATAAATAGTTTAATGTACAAAGTTATTATTACCAAAATACATTTGGTGTAGATGCACACAGTTATCTTCATGTAGCAGTTTCTCATAAAGAATCATGTTtagtaaaaaaatgttgaaataaaatgtgaatttggaAGGTCGACCGTTGATAAAATAATGGAATAAAACATTGCTTTGTGTCATACAGTACATTGAAATTGTAGAAGAATTTAAAGAGtttgcttaaaaacaaagcaactgtTAAGACATTAaactcattttttgttttttaaaaagtcagctTTTGGATGCAGTTCTATCTTTTCGGggtacacataaaaaaataaacacttaggttttgttaaaagtaaacattttttaatgtttgattcCTTCAGTAACAATTTGTGTCAGCAGATAAAAGCCTGCTTCTGTTGAAGGATGAAAACGTTGCATTCATTTGATTCTTTACAATCATAACGCTCAGATTCAATCATCAGAGTTAGTCTACTTCCTCAGAACAGACTGAAGCACAGTGTGAAGTTAATGCAGCAAAAACTGCAACAGGAGCCAAAATTAATATTCAACAACAAAGGCACAGGTTTTTACATAAAGCAGTCATAAATTGCTCACAATTTATGCTTAATACTGTCAGATAAAAATGATATAACTCTGAAATAGTCCTAGTATTAGTCTCTTGGAGGGTCTAgtgaatgtttttgatttttcctccatttttttgTCCTCGGGACGCATTTCCAGCTTCACCAGCGGTTCCCAAAAGACGACTCCCTTGACCCaaagttcctgtttttccagtAGCGCCTGACCTCCTCCAGCTCGTACGGCCCGAGGCTCTGGTCGACCCCCGGCGTGGGCTGGTAGCTCAGAGGTGAGACGATGTAGCCGTTGCGGTAGAGGCACACCTGCTTGCACATCTCGCAGCAGGTGAACAGAAGACCAAAATAAGGAACAATCTGTGAGGGAACAACAGAGTTTTGATCTGATTAGTGTTAAAACAACTGGAAATTTGACCTAAATTACCCCAAATGTGCGCTTTTAAGTCTTAATGATTGTTTCTCTTGAACTTAAAGGGgtcttgttttaaattagatCATCATGTGTGAGACAATGTTCAGCGCTGAAGATATTTGCAGCTGAAATTGGAGACTGGAGCATGCTGTTCCACCTTGTTCTCCTGCAGTGGACACTCTGCGTCACTCCTGCCTTTGCACAGATCATGCGTTACAAATCTTTCCGTTGGCATGTGGGAGCTATTTGTTACACAGAAATCAATTTTCTAACCAAATGAATCTATGACACAATCAAGCATAGAGACACCTTTATCATGTTGGCCGTTAGTCCGTTCCACAGTGACAGAACGCCTTTGTTTCTAACAATCTGCATGAAGCAGTCCATCGTTCCACTGAAGTGGACATCAACACCACCAAAATGGGGAAGACGAGAACTCTGTGCctgagaaaataatgaaaaagaaataaaatatgagtgAATCggcagaaaaatgtaaaattccaaTAAGTTAAAACGTcaagattgttttttaaatatctctgttgtcattttcaagtatgaaatgtaaacatgttttgaagaatgtgtagaaaacagatttatttttgcagtttgcgTGTATCTTTACACCTCAAAGTGGGATATTCCCCATTTTATAAGCAGGAtatgttgcaaaaata contains:
- the LOC102227069 gene encoding ADP/ATP translocase 2, with product MTDTAISFAKDFLAGGIAAAISKTAVAPIERVKLLLQVQHASKQITADKQYKGIVDCVVRIPKEQGFLSFWRGNLANVIRYFPTQALNFAFKDKYKKIFLDGVDKRTQFWRYFAGNLASGGAAGATSLCFVYPLDFARTRLAADVGKAGQEREFKGLGDCLMKIFKSDGLKGLYQGFNVSVQGIIIYRAAYFGVYDTAKGMLPDPKNTHIVVSWMIAQSVTAVAGLVSYPFDTVRRRMMMQSGRKGADIMYTGTLDCWRKIARDEGSKAFFKGAWSNVLRGMGGAFVLVLYDELKKVI